A genomic stretch from Lathyrus oleraceus cultivar Zhongwan6 chromosome 2, CAAS_Psat_ZW6_1.0, whole genome shotgun sequence includes:
- the LOC127117942 gene encoding BTB/POZ and MATH domain-containing protein 4, whose amino-acid sequence MTRRTVSSERQPPQSSPSISRSITQTLNGSHKFLIQGYSLAKGMGVGKHIASDVFTVGGYQWAIYFYPDGKNPEDASNYVSVFIALASEGTDVRALFELTLVDQSGQGKHKVHSHFDRSLESGPYTLKYKGSMWGYKRFFRRNLLESSEFLKNDCLKINCTVGVVVSATDCPLLNSIHVPESDIGSHFGTLLENMEGSDVTFDVAGERFPGHKIVLAARSPEFRSKFLNGMDVDTDKQEIVVTDLEPKVFKAMLHFIYRDTLTEEADVVPSTSSSDFPVCETLIAKLLAAADKYGLDRLKLMCESRLCNDIDVNSVARILTLADQCHAAELKAVCLKFAAQNLAAIMRTDGFESMKEKCPWLQSEILKTIAGCEGDTCSTGEKSQSVWAQLSDGGETNGRRVRQRH is encoded by the exons ATGACTAGAAGAACCGTATCATCGGAGAGACAACCGCCGCAATCATCGCCGTCGATTTCGAGGTCGATTACGCAAACACTTAACGGCTCGCACAAGTTCTTGATCCAAGGCTATTCGCTTGCGAAGGGAATGGGAGTGGGAAAACACATTGCGAGCGATGTGTTCACCGTCGGAGGGTATCAGTGGGCGATCTACTTCTATCCTGACGGCAAGAATCCGGAGGATGCTTCCAATTATGTTTCCGTTTTCATCGCGTTAGCTAGTGAAGGAACCGATGTAAGAGCGCTTTTTGAACTCACGCTTGTTGATCAGAGTGGACAGGGGAAGCATAAAGTTCATAGCCATTTTGATCGATCTCTTGAGAGTGGTCCGTATACTCTGAAGTATAAGGGTAGCATGTG GGGGTACAAGAGATTTTTCAGACGGAATTTGCTTGAAAGCTCTGAATTCCTCAAGAACGACTGCTTAAAAATCAACTGTACTGTTGGAGTTGTAGTTTCTGCCACTGATTGTCCTCTTCTTAACTCTATTCACGTCCCAGAATCTGACATTGGATCACACTTTGGCACACTACTGGAGAATATGGAAGGTTCAGATGTTACTTTTGATGTGGCTGGGGAGAGGTTTCCTGGTCATAAGATCGTGTTGGCTGCTAGATCCCCAGAATTTCGATCCAAATTTTTAAATGGTATGGATGTGGATACGGACAAACAGGAGATTGTTGTAACAGATTTAGAACCAAAGGTTTTTAAG GCAATGCTGCATTTTATCTACAGGGATACCCTTACAGAAGAGGCAGATGTGGTTCCATCAACATCATCTAGTGATTTTCCGGTTTGTGAGACATTGATAGCAAAATTGTTAGCTGCAGCAGACAAGTATGGCTTGGACAGGCTTAAACTGATGTGCGAGTCTCGTCTTTGCAATGACATTGATGTGAACTCTGTAGCCAGAATTTTAACATTGGCTGACCAATGCCATGCCGCAGAGTTAAAAGCTGTTTGCCTAAAATTTGCTGCTCAAAATCTAGCAG CTATCATGAGGACGGATGGATTTGAGTCTATGAAAGAGAAATGTCCATGGCTACAGTCAGAGATCTTGAAGACAATTGCTGGCTGTGAGGGTGATACTTGCAGCACAGGGGAGAAATCTCAGAGTGTATGGGCCCAACTTTCAGATGGTGGCGAAACAAATGGCAGGAGAGTTAGACAGAGACATTGA